The Rhinolophus ferrumequinum isolate MPI-CBG mRhiFer1 unplaced genomic scaffold, mRhiFer1_v1.p scaffold_84_arrow_ctg1, whole genome shotgun sequence genome window below encodes:
- the LIMS2 gene encoding LIM and senescent cell antigen-like-containing domain protein 2 isoform X3, producing MSSALANAVCQRCQACFSPTERIVHSSGELYHEHCFVCAQCFRPFPEGLFYEFEGRKYCEHDFQMLFAPCCGSCGEFIVGRVIKAMNNNWHPGCFRCELCDVELADLGFVRNAGRHLCRPCHNREKAKGLGKYICQRCHLVIEEQPLMFKSDAYHPDHFSCTHCRKELTAEARELKGDLYCLPCHDKMGVPICGACRRPIEGRVVNALGKQWHVEHFVCAKCEKPFLGHRHYEKKGLAYCETHYNQLFGDVCYSCSHVIEGDVVSALNKAWCVNCFSCSTCNSKLTLKNKFVEFDMKPVCKRCYEKFPLELKKRLKKLSELAARKVSPKPVRLNSA from the exons ATGTCCAGTGCCTTGGCCAACGCAGTGTGCCAACGCTGCCAGGCGTGCTTCAGCCCCACTGAGCGGATTGTCCACAGCAGCGGAGAGCTGTATCACGAGCACTGCTTCGTGTGTGCCCAGTGCTTCCGGCCCTTCCCCGAGGGGCTCTTCTATGAG TTTGAAGGCCGGAAGTACTGCGAACACGACTTCCAAATGCTGTTTGCTCCATGCTGTGGATCTTGTG GTGAGTTCATCGTCGGCCGTGTCATCAAGGCCATGAACAACAACTGGCACCCGGGTTGCTTCCGCTGTGAGCTGTGTGACGTGGAGCTGGCTGACCTGGGCTTCGTGAGGAACGCAGGCAG GCACCTGTGCCGGCCTTGCCACAACCGTGAGAAGGCCAAGGGCCTGGGCAAATACATCTGTCAACGGTGCCACCTGGTCATCGAGGAGCAGCCCCTCATGTTCAAGAGTGATGCCTACCACCCAGACCACTTCAGCTGCACCCACTGCAG GAAGGAGCTGACTGCTGAGGCCCGTGAGCTGAAGGGGGACCTCTATTGCCTGCCGTGCCATGACAAGATGGGGGTCCCCATCTGTGGGGCATGCCGCCGGCCCATCGAGGGCCGTGTGGTCAACGCACTGGGCAAGCAGTGGCACGTGGAG CACTTTGTCTGCGCCAAGTGTGAGAAGCCGTTCCTGGGGCACCGGCACTATGAGAAGAAGGGCCTGGCCTATTGTGAGACCCACTACAACCAG CTCTTTGGGGACGTCTGCTACAGCTGCAGCCACGTGATCGAGGGTGATG TGGTGTCAGCCCTCAACAAGGCCTGGTGTGTGAACTGCTTCTCCTGCTCCACCTGCAACAGCAAGCTCACCCTGAA GAACAAGTTTGTGGAGTTTGATATGAAGCCCGTGTGTAAGAGATGCTACGAGAAGTTCCCTCTGGAGCTGAAGAAGCGGCTGAAGAAGCTGTCGGAGCTGGCCGCCCGCAAGGTCAGCCCCAAGCCTGTGAGGCTCAACTCTGCCTGA
- the LIMS2 gene encoding LIM and senescent cell antigen-like-containing domain protein 2 isoform X4 — translation MASCPFRCLQGTQREAELHLCRPCHNREKAKGLGKYICQRCHLVIEEQPLMFKSDAYHPDHFSCTHCRKELTAEARELKGDLYCLPCHDKMGVPICGACRRPIEGRVVNALGKQWHVEHFVCAKCEKPFLGHRHYEKKGLAYCETHYNQLFGDVCYSCSHVIEGDVVSALNKAWCVNCFSCSTCNSKLTLKNKFVEFDMKPVCKRCYEKFPLELKKRLKKLSELAARKVSPKPVRLNSA, via the exons ATGGCCTCATGTCCATTTCGATGTCTGCAGGGCACTCAGCGGGAAGCCGAGTT GCACCTGTGCCGGCCTTGCCACAACCGTGAGAAGGCCAAGGGCCTGGGCAAATACATCTGTCAACGGTGCCACCTGGTCATCGAGGAGCAGCCCCTCATGTTCAAGAGTGATGCCTACCACCCAGACCACTTCAGCTGCACCCACTGCAG GAAGGAGCTGACTGCTGAGGCCCGTGAGCTGAAGGGGGACCTCTATTGCCTGCCGTGCCATGACAAGATGGGGGTCCCCATCTGTGGGGCATGCCGCCGGCCCATCGAGGGCCGTGTGGTCAACGCACTGGGCAAGCAGTGGCACGTGGAG CACTTTGTCTGCGCCAAGTGTGAGAAGCCGTTCCTGGGGCACCGGCACTATGAGAAGAAGGGCCTGGCCTATTGTGAGACCCACTACAACCAG CTCTTTGGGGACGTCTGCTACAGCTGCAGCCACGTGATCGAGGGTGATG TGGTGTCAGCCCTCAACAAGGCCTGGTGTGTGAACTGCTTCTCCTGCTCCACCTGCAACAGCAAGCTCACCCTGAA GAACAAGTTTGTGGAGTTTGATATGAAGCCCGTGTGTAAGAGATGCTACGAGAAGTTCCCTCTGGAGCTGAAGAAGCGGCTGAAGAAGCTGTCGGAGCTGGCCGCCCGCAAGGTCAGCCCCAAGCCTGTGAGGCTCAACTCTGCCTGA
- the LIMS2 gene encoding LIM and senescent cell antigen-like-containing domain protein 2 isoform X2 has product MTGSNMSSALANAVCQRCQACFSPTERIVHSSGELYHEHCFVCAQCFRPFPEGLFYEFEGRKYCEHDFQMLFAPCCGSCGEFIVGRVIKAMNNNWHPGCFRCELCDVELADLGFVRNAGRHLCRPCHNREKAKGLGKYICQRCHLVIEEQPLMFKSDAYHPDHFSCTHCRKELTAEARELKGDLYCLPCHDKMGVPICGACRRPIEGRVVNALGKQWHVEHFVCAKCEKPFLGHRHYEKKGLAYCETHYNQLFGDVCYSCSHVIEGDVVSALNKAWCVNCFSCSTCNSKLTLKNKFVEFDMKPVCKRCYEKFPLELKKRLKKLSELAARKVSPKPVRLNSA; this is encoded by the exons CAACATGTCCAGTGCCTTGGCCAACGCAGTGTGCCAACGCTGCCAGGCGTGCTTCAGCCCCACTGAGCGGATTGTCCACAGCAGCGGAGAGCTGTATCACGAGCACTGCTTCGTGTGTGCCCAGTGCTTCCGGCCCTTCCCCGAGGGGCTCTTCTATGAG TTTGAAGGCCGGAAGTACTGCGAACACGACTTCCAAATGCTGTTTGCTCCATGCTGTGGATCTTGTG GTGAGTTCATCGTCGGCCGTGTCATCAAGGCCATGAACAACAACTGGCACCCGGGTTGCTTCCGCTGTGAGCTGTGTGACGTGGAGCTGGCTGACCTGGGCTTCGTGAGGAACGCAGGCAG GCACCTGTGCCGGCCTTGCCACAACCGTGAGAAGGCCAAGGGCCTGGGCAAATACATCTGTCAACGGTGCCACCTGGTCATCGAGGAGCAGCCCCTCATGTTCAAGAGTGATGCCTACCACCCAGACCACTTCAGCTGCACCCACTGCAG GAAGGAGCTGACTGCTGAGGCCCGTGAGCTGAAGGGGGACCTCTATTGCCTGCCGTGCCATGACAAGATGGGGGTCCCCATCTGTGGGGCATGCCGCCGGCCCATCGAGGGCCGTGTGGTCAACGCACTGGGCAAGCAGTGGCACGTGGAG CACTTTGTCTGCGCCAAGTGTGAGAAGCCGTTCCTGGGGCACCGGCACTATGAGAAGAAGGGCCTGGCCTATTGTGAGACCCACTACAACCAG CTCTTTGGGGACGTCTGCTACAGCTGCAGCCACGTGATCGAGGGTGATG TGGTGTCAGCCCTCAACAAGGCCTGGTGTGTGAACTGCTTCTCCTGCTCCACCTGCAACAGCAAGCTCACCCTGAA GAACAAGTTTGTGGAGTTTGATATGAAGCCCGTGTGTAAGAGATGCTACGAGAAGTTCCCTCTGGAGCTGAAGAAGCGGCTGAAGAAGCTGTCGGAGCTGGCCGCCCGCAAGGTCAGCCCCAAGCCTGTGAGGCTCAACTCTGCCTGA
- the LIMS2 gene encoding LIM and senescent cell antigen-like-containing domain protein 2 isoform X1, with protein MATRLGALAASGLYRRRQHRQSPPPSMPRNMSSALANAVCQRCQACFSPTERIVHSSGELYHEHCFVCAQCFRPFPEGLFYEFEGRKYCEHDFQMLFAPCCGSCGEFIVGRVIKAMNNNWHPGCFRCELCDVELADLGFVRNAGRHLCRPCHNREKAKGLGKYICQRCHLVIEEQPLMFKSDAYHPDHFSCTHCRKELTAEARELKGDLYCLPCHDKMGVPICGACRRPIEGRVVNALGKQWHVEHFVCAKCEKPFLGHRHYEKKGLAYCETHYNQLFGDVCYSCSHVIEGDVVSALNKAWCVNCFSCSTCNSKLTLKNKFVEFDMKPVCKRCYEKFPLELKKRLKKLSELAARKVSPKPVRLNSA; from the exons ATGGCTACCCGGCTGGGCGCACTCGCTGCGTCGGGTCTGTACCGGCGGCGCCAGCACCGCCAGAGTCCGCCGCCCTCCATGCCCCG CAACATGTCCAGTGCCTTGGCCAACGCAGTGTGCCAACGCTGCCAGGCGTGCTTCAGCCCCACTGAGCGGATTGTCCACAGCAGCGGAGAGCTGTATCACGAGCACTGCTTCGTGTGTGCCCAGTGCTTCCGGCCCTTCCCCGAGGGGCTCTTCTATGAG TTTGAAGGCCGGAAGTACTGCGAACACGACTTCCAAATGCTGTTTGCTCCATGCTGTGGATCTTGTG GTGAGTTCATCGTCGGCCGTGTCATCAAGGCCATGAACAACAACTGGCACCCGGGTTGCTTCCGCTGTGAGCTGTGTGACGTGGAGCTGGCTGACCTGGGCTTCGTGAGGAACGCAGGCAG GCACCTGTGCCGGCCTTGCCACAACCGTGAGAAGGCCAAGGGCCTGGGCAAATACATCTGTCAACGGTGCCACCTGGTCATCGAGGAGCAGCCCCTCATGTTCAAGAGTGATGCCTACCACCCAGACCACTTCAGCTGCACCCACTGCAG GAAGGAGCTGACTGCTGAGGCCCGTGAGCTGAAGGGGGACCTCTATTGCCTGCCGTGCCATGACAAGATGGGGGTCCCCATCTGTGGGGCATGCCGCCGGCCCATCGAGGGCCGTGTGGTCAACGCACTGGGCAAGCAGTGGCACGTGGAG CACTTTGTCTGCGCCAAGTGTGAGAAGCCGTTCCTGGGGCACCGGCACTATGAGAAGAAGGGCCTGGCCTATTGTGAGACCCACTACAACCAG CTCTTTGGGGACGTCTGCTACAGCTGCAGCCACGTGATCGAGGGTGATG TGGTGTCAGCCCTCAACAAGGCCTGGTGTGTGAACTGCTTCTCCTGCTCCACCTGCAACAGCAAGCTCACCCTGAA GAACAAGTTTGTGGAGTTTGATATGAAGCCCGTGTGTAAGAGATGCTACGAGAAGTTCCCTCTGGAGCTGAAGAAGCGGCTGAAGAAGCTGTCGGAGCTGGCCGCCCGCAAGGTCAGCCCCAAGCCTGTGAGGCTCAACTCTGCCTGA
- the LIMS2 gene encoding LIM and senescent cell antigen-like-containing domain protein 2 isoform X5 — protein sequence MLFHAQHCLGGPPVSVRSQAFLTSLKSTRHLCRPCHNREKAKGLGKYICQRCHLVIEEQPLMFKSDAYHPDHFSCTHCRKELTAEARELKGDLYCLPCHDKMGVPICGACRRPIEGRVVNALGKQWHVEHFVCAKCEKPFLGHRHYEKKGLAYCETHYNQLFGDVCYSCSHVIEGDVVSALNKAWCVNCFSCSTCNSKLTLKNKFVEFDMKPVCKRCYEKFPLELKKRLKKLSELAARKVSPKPVRLNSA from the exons ATGCTGTTCCACGCCCAGCACTGCCTGGGGGGACCTCCTGTGTCTGTCCGGTCACAGGCTTTCTTGACTTCATTGAAAAGCACCAG GCACCTGTGCCGGCCTTGCCACAACCGTGAGAAGGCCAAGGGCCTGGGCAAATACATCTGTCAACGGTGCCACCTGGTCATCGAGGAGCAGCCCCTCATGTTCAAGAGTGATGCCTACCACCCAGACCACTTCAGCTGCACCCACTGCAG GAAGGAGCTGACTGCTGAGGCCCGTGAGCTGAAGGGGGACCTCTATTGCCTGCCGTGCCATGACAAGATGGGGGTCCCCATCTGTGGGGCATGCCGCCGGCCCATCGAGGGCCGTGTGGTCAACGCACTGGGCAAGCAGTGGCACGTGGAG CACTTTGTCTGCGCCAAGTGTGAGAAGCCGTTCCTGGGGCACCGGCACTATGAGAAGAAGGGCCTGGCCTATTGTGAGACCCACTACAACCAG CTCTTTGGGGACGTCTGCTACAGCTGCAGCCACGTGATCGAGGGTGATG TGGTGTCAGCCCTCAACAAGGCCTGGTGTGTGAACTGCTTCTCCTGCTCCACCTGCAACAGCAAGCTCACCCTGAA GAACAAGTTTGTGGAGTTTGATATGAAGCCCGTGTGTAAGAGATGCTACGAGAAGTTCCCTCTGGAGCTGAAGAAGCGGCTGAAGAAGCTGTCGGAGCTGGCCGCCCGCAAGGTCAGCCCCAAGCCTGTGAGGCTCAACTCTGCCTGA
- the GPR17 gene encoding uracil nucleotide/cysteinyl leukotriene receptor has translation MSGLEAASAGLMANSSLAAAHQCGQETWLENVLFASFYLLDFLLAFVGNALALWLFIRDHRSGTPANVFLMHLAVADLSCVLVLPTRLVYHFSGSHWPFGEIPCRLTGFLFYLNMYASIYFLTCISADRFLAIVHPVKSLKLRRPLYAHLACAFLWAVVAVAMAPLLVSPQTVQTNHTVVCLQLYRERASHHALVSLAVAFTFPFVTTVTCYLLIIRSLRQGPRVEKRLRNKALRMVAMVLAIFLVCFVPYHVHRAVYVLRRRGPGASCAAQRALALGNRITSCLTSLNGALDPVMYFFVAEKFRHTLCNLLCGKRLSAPPPSLEGKTNESSLSARSEL, from the coding sequence ATGAGCGGCCTCGAAGCGGCCTCCGCAGGCCTGATGGCCAACTCCTCCCTGGCTGCGGCACACCAGTGTGGCCAGGAAACGTGGCTGGAGAATGTCCTGTTCGCCTCCTTCTACCTCTTGGATTTCCTCCTGGCTTTTGTCGGCAATGCCCTGGCCCTGTGGCTTTTCATCCGGGACCACAGGTCAGGCACCCCCGCCAATGTGTTCCTGATGCACCTGGCTGTGGCGGACCTGTCCTGTGTGCTGGTGCTGCCCACCCGCCTGGTCTACCACTTCTCAGGGAGCCACTGGCCCTTTGGGGAAATCCCGTGCCGCCTCACCGGCTTCCTGTTTTACCTCAACATGTATGCCAGCATCTACTTCCTCACTTGCATCAGTGCCGACCGCTTCCTGGCCATCGTGCACCCCGTCAAGTCCCTCAAGCTGCGCAGGCCCCTCTACGCCCACCTGGCCTGCGCCTTCCTGTGGGCGGTGGTGGCGGTAGCCATGGCCCCACTGCTGGTGAGCCCGCAGACCGTGCAGACCAACCACACGGTGGTGTGCCTGCAGCTGTACCGGGAGAGGGCCTCCCACCACGCGCTCGTGTCCCTGGCTGTGGCCTTCACCTTCCCTTTTGTCACCACGGTCACCTGCTACCTGCTGATCATCCGCAGCCTGCGGCAAGGCCCCCGCGTGGAGAAGCGCCTGCGGAACAAGGCGCTGCGCATGGTGGCCATGGTGCTGGCCATCTTCCTGGTGTGCTTCGTGCCCTACCACGTGCACCGCGCCGTGTACGTGCTGCGCCGCCGCGGCCCCGGCGCCTCGTGCGCCGCCCAGCGCGCCCTGGCCCTGGGCAACCGCATCACCTCCTGCCTCACCAGCCTCAACGGGGCCCTCGACCCCGTCATGTACTTCTTTGTGGCCGAGAAGTTCCGCCACACCCTGTGCAACCTGCTCTGTGGCAAAAGGCTCTCGGCCCCGCCCCCCAGCTTGGAGGGGAAAACCAACGAGAGCTCGCTGAGCGCCAGGTCGGAGCTGTGA
- the LOC117020106 gene encoding 60S ribosomal protein L31-like, whose product MAPAKKGGEKKKGHSAINEVVTREYTINIHKRIHRVGFKKHAPRALKEIRKFAMKEMGTPDVRIDTRLNKAVWAKRIRNVPYRIRVQLSRKRNEDEDSPNKVYTLVTYVPVTTFKNLQTVNVDEN is encoded by the coding sequence ATGGCTCCCGCAAAGAAGGGTGGCGAGAAAAAGAAGGGCCATTCTGCCATCAACGAGGTAGTGACCAGAGAATACACCATCAACATTCACAAGCGCATCCATAGAGTGGGTTTTAAGAAGCATGCCCCTCGGGCACTCAAAGAGATCCGGAAATTTGCCATGAAGGAGATGGGTACCCCAGATGTGCGCATTGACACCAGACTCAACAAAGCCGTCTGGGCCAAAAGAATAAGGAATGTCCCATACCGCATCCGGGTGCAGTTGTCCAGAAAGCGTAATGAGGATGAAGATTCACCAAATAAGGTCTATACATTGGTTACCTATGTACCTGTCACCACTTTCAAAAATCTACAGACAGTTAATGTGGATGAGAACTAA